One window of Candidatus Poribacteria bacterium genomic DNA carries:
- a CDS encoding ABC transporter permease: MLMTLIQKEMMHHILSVRFVALLLMCLLLVPLTLHINYRNYLQNQVNYQESIKLSDAETEEKLPDSPAPDLEVSKLFLEPTPLSVFAKGLEESLPSYLGMTRNGVKQGSTSVAEAPLSSALGNLDFLFVVSTVFSLLALLFTFDAVAGEKEAGTLRITLANALPRDLFLWSKLIGGYIVFVVPFLVAFLLGLLLLVSQGFPLGESDIFLRVLSLTLVSLLYIGVFFAIGTVISTYLDNSKTALIIAFTVWVLAVLIAPRVGFLTAKLIAPTRAIQSVHMEKTAIRNNLNAEKEQVLGKKITETLGTSFSLNETLPKIKELREPIDAEYRQKFQEQVDKLEREYQREKKRQESVGETLSRITPTSSLIYLAMNLAETGKIKRNTYFQAGNRYYIQLEEEYFSEITDDDFATMARFVSGKAEPKKIAPPPDMTETSLSETLRHSVVDLLLLCFLSVVLTTVAFLKFFRLDI, from the coding sequence ATGTTAATGACGCTAATTCAAAAAGAGATGATGCATCATATTCTGAGCGTCCGGTTCGTCGCGCTCCTGTTGATGTGTCTCCTGCTTGTTCCGCTCACCCTACACATCAATTACCGCAATTACCTTCAAAACCAAGTCAATTATCAAGAATCCATCAAACTATCGGACGCAGAAACCGAGGAGAAACTGCCAGATTCCCCAGCCCCGGACCTGGAAGTTTCCAAACTCTTTCTTGAACCGACACCTTTGAGCGTCTTCGCGAAAGGTTTAGAGGAATCGCTTCCCAGTTATCTTGGAATGACACGCAACGGTGTAAAACAGGGTTCAACGTCCGTTGCAGAAGCCCCTCTCTCCTCCGCTTTAGGGAACCTCGATTTTCTGTTCGTTGTTAGCACTGTCTTCAGTCTACTTGCGCTGTTGTTTACGTTTGATGCTGTCGCAGGTGAAAAAGAGGCTGGAACGCTTCGGATAACTCTGGCAAATGCCTTACCACGAGATTTGTTCTTGTGGAGTAAACTAATTGGTGGATATATCGTGTTTGTTGTTCCGTTCCTCGTAGCGTTTCTCTTAGGTTTACTCCTGCTTGTTTCGCAAGGGTTTCCTTTGGGTGAATCTGACATCTTCCTACGTGTGCTCAGTTTGACGTTAGTTTCGTTGCTCTACATCGGTGTATTTTTTGCAATAGGGACCGTAATTTCCACCTACTTAGACAACTCGAAAACAGCACTCATTATTGCCTTTACCGTCTGGGTACTTGCCGTGCTGATTGCCCCACGCGTTGGGTTTCTCACCGCTAAACTTATCGCCCCAACACGCGCGATTCAGAGCGTCCACATGGAAAAAACTGCGATTCGCAATAACCTTAATGCAGAAAAGGAACAAGTGCTTGGGAAAAAAATAACAGAAACTTTAGGGACTTCGTTTAGTCTCAACGAGACTCTCCCAAAAATCAAGGAACTCAGGGAACCAATCGATGCCGAATATCGACAGAAGTTTCAGGAGCAAGTCGACAAACTCGAGCGAGAATACCAGCGTGAAAAAAAGCGGCAAGAATCGGTTGGAGAAACCCTTTCTCGAATCACTCCCACATCTTCCTTGATTTACCTCGCCATGAATTTAGCCGAGACCGGGAAAATAAAAAGAAACACCTACTTTCAAGCGGGCAATCGTTATTACATTCAGCTTGAAGAAGAGTATTTCAGTGAAATTACGGACGATGACTTTGCCACAATGGCGCGATTCGTATCTGGTAAAGCTGAACCCAAGAAGATTGCCCCGCCGCCAGACATGACAGAAACCTCCTTATCAGAAACCCTTCGACACTCTGTAGTAGATTTACTGCTGCTCTGTTTCCTATCAGTGGTGTTGACAACCGTGGCGTTCCTGAAATTTTTTAGATTGGATATTTGA
- a CDS encoding ABC transporter permease subunit, producing MKTDLRIARQGENMFLTLIQKEMMHHILSVRFVALLVMCLLLIPLTLSINYRNYQQDLVDYQEAVKLANIEEKTVNPKRPLEPEIEVSKLFLKPTPLSVFANGLGDSLPSYFGMTRNGITQGPPSTFSAPLSQLLGHLDFLFVVGTVFSLLALLFTFDAVAGEREAGTIRITLSNAVPRDLFLWSKLIGGYLVFVVPFLVSFLFGLLLLVWQGFPLGESDIFPRVLSLTLASLLYIGVFFAIGTVISTYLDSAKTALIVAFTLWVFAVLITPRIGFLAAKVIAPTRTSQSVYMEKKAIRDDFNAALSEEKKKIVMEMPAYERGTRIIAGEVANKVDERMKPFEEEYRQKFQDHADKLDRDYKRETEQQEQVGETLSRITPTSSLIYLTTNLTQTGKQKRSNYFQAGERYYNELHTDLFSKIVDHASVRTWNPATDIVKITQPPPLETTTLAETVRQSAVDVLLLCFFAVVLTTVSFLKFFRLDI from the coding sequence TTGAAAACTGACCTTAGAATAGCAAGGCAAGGTGAAAACATGTTCCTAACGCTAATTCAGAAAGAAATGATGCATCACATTTTGAGTGTCCGATTTGTCGCGCTCCTCGTGATGTGTCTCCTGCTTATTCCACTCACGCTTTCTATTAATTATCGAAACTATCAGCAAGACTTGGTGGATTACCAAGAAGCGGTTAAACTGGCGAACATCGAGGAAAAGACAGTAAACCCGAAGAGACCACTGGAACCGGAGATTGAAGTTTCTAAACTCTTTCTTAAACCGACACCTTTGAGCGTCTTCGCGAACGGATTAGGTGATTCACTACCGAGCTACTTTGGGATGACGCGTAATGGAATCACACAGGGACCACCCTCTACATTTTCTGCGCCGCTCTCCCAACTTCTGGGACATCTCGATTTTCTATTCGTGGTAGGTACCGTTTTTAGCCTGCTTGCACTCCTGTTCACATTTGATGCCGTTGCTGGGGAGCGAGAGGCAGGTACAATTCGGATTACCCTATCAAACGCTGTGCCGCGCGATCTCTTTTTGTGGAGTAAGCTAATCGGTGGCTACCTTGTGTTTGTTGTTCCCTTTCTGGTGTCGTTTCTATTCGGCTTACTGCTACTTGTCTGGCAAGGGTTTCCTCTTGGCGAGTCAGATATTTTTCCACGGGTCCTCAGTCTAACCCTCGCCTCACTACTCTACATCGGGGTGTTTTTTGCAATAGGAACCGTGATTTCCACCTACTTGGACAGTGCCAAAACAGCACTCATCGTCGCTTTCACCCTTTGGGTGTTCGCCGTGCTGATTACGCCACGCATAGGATTCCTTGCAGCAAAGGTTATCGCCCCAACACGAACTTCACAGAGCGTCTATATGGAAAAGAAAGCTATTCGAGATGATTTCAATGCGGCACTCTCAGAAGAAAAAAAGAAAATTGTCATGGAGATGCCCGCATATGAACGGGGCACACGCATAATAGCTGGAGAGGTTGCGAACAAAGTTGATGAACGCATGAAACCCTTTGAAGAGGAATATAGACAGAAATTTCAAGATCACGCTGACAAACTCGACCGGGATTACAAACGTGAAACAGAACAGCAAGAACAGGTAGGTGAGACGCTTTCACGAATTACGCCAACATCATCCCTCATCTATCTCACTACAAACTTGACACAGACAGGGAAGCAAAAAAGGAGCAATTACTTTCAAGCGGGTGAGCGTTACTATAATGAACTCCATACGGATCTGTTCAGTAAAATTGTAGATCATGCTTCCGTAAGAACGTGGAACCCGGCGACTGATATCGTCAAAATTACACAGCCGCCACCTTTGGAAACCACAACCTTAGCAGAAACGGTCCGCCAATCAGCCGTGGATGTGCTCCTGCTCTGCTTCTTTGCAGTCGTGTTGACGACTGTGTCATTCCTGAAATTCTTCAGGTTGGATATTTGA
- a CDS encoding TlpA disulfide reductase family protein has translation MPKTIGRLKTRVLLNTIATFLIATLLSLTSVAFADENQFLFHLEDLKDPGSLAVKLQDTRAAVSKPIAAQLSAETQRLLDEYDGISNPSPALQKALLDDLNRLLQVAPLYEAQHLANIELSEQTQELLAQNPQSGEDLIRLNRLLLADVYPYELALPSEKQNPDDSTGIERCRENLRQIKLALENYRAETDGEPQWLSELSPQYLEEKVLLCPADTTVGIPGVLTDDGSDPTLPCSYLYEFRPEQKAGQEILLEIEGDMIPIVRCQHHLLNLSISGKLYRNGPQRNIYNETKVVTRISIQPNLPADLPEEVRKQMAEQLLKGGNNNVKRNIFQIQIKPSDDVQTKLKEQLGEAFLESPEGKAILQQLTPTPTVSIDQEELALLLGKPMPDIALTNLSEKPVKLETLRGKFVLVNLFSTDVPTCGPKLKQMERLLANYDATQLQAVGISTDDSATAIEAFKAKHQLSMPIWVDKNNQIRTFLNIQSLLNREASEPQTELITLLLNRELVIKDVLIDVDPETLSTKIKNLIK, from the coding sequence ATGCCAAAAACAATCGGACGATTGAAAACTCGCGTCCTACTGAACACAATTGCAACCTTTCTGATTGCCACCCTACTGAGTCTAACTTCAGTTGCCTTTGCAGATGAAAATCAATTCCTGTTTCATCTCGAAGATCTCAAAGACCCCGGCAGTTTAGCAGTGAAACTTCAAGACACACGCGCTGCGGTATCCAAACCTATAGCTGCACAACTCTCCGCCGAAACCCAGCGACTGCTGGACGAATATGATGGTATAAGTAACCCTTCCCCGGCTCTTCAGAAAGCACTGCTCGACGATTTGAACCGACTGCTCCAAGTCGCCCCACTCTACGAAGCACAACATCTCGCTAATATCGAACTCAGCGAACAGACGCAGGAACTCCTTGCGCAAAACCCACAAAGCGGAGAAGACCTAATCCGTTTAAACCGTCTCCTTCTGGCAGATGTCTATCCTTATGAGTTAGCCTTGCCTTCCGAAAAACAGAACCCCGACGATTCAACAGGGATTGAGAGATGCAGAGAGAATTTAAGGCAGATAAAACTCGCACTCGAAAACTACCGCGCTGAGACAGACGGAGAACCACAGTGGCTATCTGAACTCTCTCCACAATATCTGGAGGAAAAAGTGCTGCTCTGCCCTGCAGACACAACAGTAGGCATCCCTGGGGTTCTCACTGACGACGGATCGGACCCGACACTGCCGTGTAGTTATCTTTACGAATTTCGCCCTGAACAGAAAGCAGGACAGGAAATTCTACTGGAAATAGAAGGCGACATGATACCTATTGTGCGCTGCCAACATCATCTGCTCAATCTAAGCATTAGCGGAAAACTTTATCGAAATGGTCCGCAGAGAAATATCTATAACGAAACGAAAGTCGTGACAAGGATTTCCATTCAACCCAACCTACCAGCAGATTTGCCCGAAGAAGTCAGGAAACAAATGGCAGAGCAGCTTCTCAAAGGCGGCAATAATAACGTAAAAAGAAACATCTTCCAAATCCAAATCAAGCCCTCGGACGACGTACAAACGAAACTCAAAGAACAACTCGGCGAGGCGTTTCTGGAATCACCAGAGGGAAAAGCAATACTCCAGCAATTAACGCCAACACCCACCGTGTCCATAGATCAGGAGGAATTGGCACTGCTATTGGGCAAACCGATGCCAGACATCGCGCTGACGAACCTTTCCGAGAAACCCGTTAAGTTAGAGACACTCCGCGGCAAGTTTGTCCTTGTGAACCTGTTTTCAACAGACGTTCCCACCTGCGGCCCGAAACTAAAACAGATGGAGAGACTGCTTGCAAACTACGACGCTACCCAATTGCAAGCGGTTGGCATTAGCACGGATGATTCCGCGACAGCAATTGAGGCGTTCAAGGCAAAACACCAACTTTCGATGCCCATCTGGGTTGATAAAAACAACCAAATACGGACGTTCCTTAATATACAGTCGCTCCTCAATAGAGAGGCATCCGAACCCCAAACGGAGCTCATAACACTCCTTTTAAATCGGGAACTCGTTATCAAAGATGTCCTTATAGATGTCGATCCAGAGACACTTTCAACGAAGATAAAGAATTTAATCAAGTAA
- a CDS encoding SDR family oxidoreductase, with amino-acid sequence MELGLTGKVAVITGGSEGIGKGIARRLCEEGAKVAICGRRETVLADAAEEIRTQTGGEVLAIPADVTKPETLENFIRQTANHFGKINILVNNAGRSAGGDFETMSDEAWYDDLDLKLMGAVRCARLVIPHMKNNGSGRIINITHPGGKQPSEGSCPTSVSRAAGIALTKALSKELLPHNILVNTVCLTSIKSAQGERAWKAAGSPGTLEEYWEERGAEHPLGRLGEPSEVGHLVAFLVSECASFITGTAINIDGGLSAVV; translated from the coding sequence ATGGAACTCGGATTGACTGGAAAAGTCGCAGTGATTACTGGTGGAAGCGAGGGAATCGGTAAAGGTATCGCGCGCCGTTTATGTGAAGAAGGCGCGAAAGTCGCAATTTGCGGAAGACGCGAAACAGTCTTAGCGGACGCTGCTGAAGAGATCCGCACACAAACCGGCGGTGAAGTCCTCGCAATCCCTGCTGATGTAACGAAACCTGAGACGTTAGAGAATTTTATCAGACAAACCGCGAACCACTTTGGAAAGATCAATATTTTAGTCAATAACGCCGGTCGTTCAGCAGGTGGCGATTTTGAAACCATGAGCGACGAAGCATGGTACGATGACCTGGACCTTAAGTTAATGGGTGCTGTGCGCTGTGCGCGATTGGTGATCCCACACATGAAAAACAACGGTAGTGGAAGGATTATCAATATCACGCATCCCGGAGGCAAACAGCCCAGTGAGGGTTCCTGCCCCACCTCCGTTAGTCGAGCCGCTGGCATTGCTCTGACGAAGGCACTCTCCAAAGAACTCTTACCTCACAACATTTTGGTTAACACCGTCTGCCTCACCTCAATTAAAAGTGCTCAGGGGGAGCGCGCGTGGAAAGCCGCGGGTTCACCGGGAACACTTGAGGAATATTGGGAGGAACGCGGTGCGGAACATCCGCTTGGACGTTTAGGTGAACCGAGTGAAGTAGGTCATCTCGTCGCCTTCCTTGTCTCCGAATGTGCATCATTTATCACTGGAACAGCGATCAACATTGACGGCGGACTCTCAGCAGTCGTGTAG
- a CDS encoding NAD(P)H-hydrate dehydratase, with product MKVVTAAEMRRIDQDTIEGIGIPGIVLMETAGSAIVRAIKRHYPTCQRIGIFAGKGNNGGDGIVIARQLAHVGDDVRIFLVSPPDSFTGEAQINLQIAKRLGLQIEEILTDTGFYDTGDAPTTLASCELFVDAIFGTGLRGAVRSPIASIINAINSLPIPVLSVDLPSGLDADTGHPLGTCVQADRTVTIGLPKRGLLMHPGAELAGKLEVVDIGFPEQVVDTQDIKVNWTTATQASQWVPPRPSASHKGSYGRVLVVAGSTGMTGAAALASEAALRAGAGLLTLATPKHLNPILEGLLPEVMTLPLPETEAGSLAVSATSAILEFAEKTKSVLAIGPGLSQHPETVSLVHQLIRENREQGLSLRMVIDADGLNALSQDRNILSLLDRETVLTPHPGEMARLTGASVSTLEKDRIHTTQQFASEHSLTLVFKGAPTVSADANGDAWINSTGNPGMATGGMGDVLTGVIAGLMAQGIASETAAALGIYLHGLAGDIVAEKLGMHGLIASDVLQAVPQAIASLT from the coding sequence ATGAAAGTCGTGACCGCGGCGGAAATGCGTCGGATCGATCAGGACACTATTGAAGGCATCGGCATTCCCGGTATTGTTCTTATGGAAACCGCCGGGAGTGCCATCGTCCGAGCGATTAAACGACATTATCCCACATGCCAACGGATCGGCATCTTTGCTGGTAAAGGCAATAACGGCGGTGATGGAATCGTCATCGCACGCCAACTCGCCCACGTAGGGGACGACGTACGTATCTTCCTCGTCTCCCCACCAGATAGTTTCACCGGCGAGGCACAGATCAATCTTCAAATTGCGAAACGTTTAGGGTTACAAATTGAGGAAATCCTGACGGATACAGGGTTTTACGACACAGGGGATGCGCCTACTACCTTAGCGAGTTGTGAACTCTTTGTAGACGCTATTTTCGGCACAGGGTTGCGTGGTGCCGTGCGCAGCCCAATCGCTTCCATAATTAATGCTATCAATAGCCTACCTATACCCGTCCTTTCGGTCGATTTACCCTCCGGTTTGGATGCGGATACGGGACATCCATTAGGCACCTGCGTACAAGCGGATCGAACGGTAACGATAGGCTTGCCGAAAAGAGGTCTATTGATGCATCCAGGTGCTGAACTCGCTGGAAAACTGGAGGTCGTTGACATCGGCTTTCCGGAACAGGTCGTAGACACACAAGATATTAAGGTAAACTGGACAACGGCAACACAGGCATCACAATGGGTGCCACCACGTCCTTCCGCCTCCCACAAAGGGAGTTATGGGCGCGTCCTTGTCGTCGCTGGCTCTACAGGCATGACAGGTGCCGCCGCCCTCGCAAGCGAAGCGGCTTTGCGTGCTGGTGCTGGATTGTTGACACTCGCTACACCGAAACATCTCAACCCAATCTTAGAAGGTCTTCTGCCGGAAGTGATGACCTTACCACTGCCAGAAACCGAAGCGGGGAGTCTGGCAGTATCTGCGACTTCAGCCATTCTCGAATTTGCCGAAAAAACGAAATCTGTTCTCGCAATCGGTCCCGGACTTTCACAACATCCAGAAACAGTCTCACTTGTTCATCAATTGATACGCGAGAATCGGGAGCAAGGACTCAGTTTACGGATGGTCATCGATGCGGATGGACTGAACGCCCTCTCACAAGACAGAAACATCCTCTCATTACTCGACAGAGAGACGGTACTCACACCACATCCCGGTGAGATGGCACGGTTAACGGGTGCTTCAGTGTCTACATTAGAAAAAGACAGGATCCACACTACCCAGCAGTTTGCAAGCGAACACAGTTTAACGCTTGTCTTTAAAGGTGCACCTACCGTTAGCGCGGACGCAAATGGGGACGCGTGGATCAATTCCACAGGTAATCCCGGCATGGCAACAGGAGGCATGGGTGATGTTTTGACAGGTGTCATCGCTGGGTTGATGGCACAAGGAATTGCAAGCGAAACGGCAGCCGCACTTGGCATCTATCTACATGGATTAGCAGGAGACATCGTCGCGGAGAAACTTGGGATGCACGGACTCATCGCAAGCGATGTCTTACAGGCAGTTCCTCAAGCAATCGCTTCCTTGACCTGA
- a CDS encoding Ldh family oxidoreductase, which yields MHISIADARQLAETFLTKSGMPPTDATIIADILLEAELRGRKTHGFIRLTGIKTRYEQGERADIQIDEEKGQCVRVNGGNQPGYLVAYRAMELAIGRAKQTGASIVGVYNTSHCGMAGYYVDMARKADIIGLLFADCLPRITPEGGTEAILGTNPIAVGIPSNTVPLLFDMSTAAITNGDLLVAMQGDTPIAEGLAFDPDGEPTTNADAALKGSVRPFGGHKGFGLALITQILAGALVNAATIPPPGTNYGLLIIAIDPTSFVPLTQFKAEVDALIARVKENRLEDGVTEILIPGERAYRQREIHLADGIHLDDTLVNQLTC from the coding sequence GTGCATATTTCGATTGCTGATGCGCGACAACTCGCTGAGACTTTTCTAACAAAGAGTGGTATGCCACCAACGGATGCCACCATTATTGCAGATATTTTATTGGAAGCGGAACTCCGTGGGCGAAAAACGCACGGCTTTATCCGGTTAACTGGGATTAAAACCCGCTATGAACAGGGCGAACGGGCTGATATACAGATTGATGAGGAGAAAGGTCAGTGCGTCCGAGTTAACGGTGGAAACCAACCCGGTTATCTTGTCGCGTATCGAGCAATGGAACTCGCAATTGGGCGTGCGAAGCAGACCGGCGCAAGCATTGTAGGTGTTTACAATACGTCGCATTGCGGTATGGCAGGATACTATGTTGATATGGCTCGGAAAGCGGATATTATTGGGCTGCTCTTTGCGGACTGTTTGCCCCGAATTACCCCTGAAGGCGGTACGGAAGCCATTTTGGGAACAAATCCGATCGCCGTTGGAATCCCTTCTAACACAGTCCCACTCCTATTCGATATGTCTACCGCTGCGATTACCAACGGAGATCTGCTCGTTGCTATGCAGGGGGACACCCCAATCGCTGAAGGACTTGCATTTGATCCGGATGGTGAACCTACAACGAATGCAGATGCGGCATTAAAGGGGAGCGTTCGGCCTTTCGGTGGACATAAGGGGTTTGGGCTTGCCCTCATCACACAAATCCTTGCCGGTGCGTTAGTCAACGCTGCGACAATCCCACCGCCCGGCACAAACTACGGTCTACTTATTATCGCTATTGACCCAACAAGTTTTGTCCCATTGACACAGTTCAAGGCAGAGGTTGACGCGCTTATTGCGCGTGTCAAAGAGAATCGATTGGAGGACGGCGTTACGGAAATTCTCATCCCCGGTGAACGGGCGTACCGTCAGAGGGAAATCCATCTTGCTGATGGCATCCATTTAGATGACACACTTGTAAATCAATTAACGTGTTAG
- a CDS encoding Gfo/Idh/MocA family oxidoreductase codes for METTFKAGVIGCGGRGRSHARGYQASPDVDIVACSDPVEDARNDFAEQFEVPNTYEDYQEMLDTESLDFVSVCTWIELHKPMVVAAANSGIKAIHCEKPMAPTWGDAKELYQACVDNNVVITFCHQRRFGAQFVKAKRLANEGAIGELRRLEGACPNLLDWGTHWFDMFFFYNNDEPVDWVIGQIDVAGENTVFGVQVETSGVSWIRWKNGVEGLLATGGTSLGGFGNRLIGTKGIIDVGGGGSPLRMLREDGDGWEVPDLTGLVPERDATTLSVLDLIHGVKTGREPELSGRKALQATELIFATYQSSRERAKINLPLTVEDSALLTMVANGDIG; via the coding sequence ATGGAAACTACTTTTAAAGCAGGCGTTATCGGTTGTGGCGGACGTGGACGCTCGCATGCACGCGGGTATCAAGCTTCTCCAGATGTAGATATCGTCGCCTGTTCTGACCCAGTTGAAGATGCACGAAACGATTTCGCAGAGCAGTTTGAGGTACCCAACACCTACGAAGACTATCAGGAAATGTTGGACACAGAATCCCTTGATTTTGTGAGTGTCTGTACGTGGATTGAACTCCATAAACCTATGGTCGTCGCTGCCGCCAATAGCGGGATTAAAGCCATCCATTGCGAGAAACCGATGGCACCCACTTGGGGCGATGCCAAAGAACTCTATCAAGCGTGTGTTGATAACAACGTGGTCATAACGTTTTGTCACCAACGTCGTTTCGGTGCCCAATTTGTCAAGGCGAAACGCTTGGCAAACGAGGGTGCGATCGGTGAATTGCGGCGGCTTGAAGGCGCGTGCCCGAATTTACTTGATTGGGGAACACACTGGTTTGACATGTTCTTTTTCTACAATAATGACGAACCTGTTGACTGGGTTATCGGTCAAATAGATGTAGCGGGGGAAAACACTGTTTTCGGTGTTCAGGTTGAAACCAGTGGGGTCTCGTGGATTCGCTGGAAGAACGGCGTTGAAGGTCTACTTGCGACGGGTGGTACGTCTTTAGGAGGTTTCGGCAATCGTCTCATCGGGACGAAAGGCATCATTGATGTTGGTGGTGGTGGATCCCCGTTGCGGATGCTCCGCGAGGATGGGGACGGATGGGAAGTGCCTGACTTAACCGGCTTGGTTCCTGAGCGCGACGCAACGACACTTTCTGTACTTGATCTTATTCACGGTGTAAAAACCGGACGTGAGCCGGAGCTCAGCGGACGCAAGGCACTTCAGGCGACTGAACTCATTTTTGCTACGTATCAATCAAGCCGAGAGCGTGCGAAGATTAATTTACCGCTCACAGTGGAAGATTCCGCCCTGTTGACGATGGTTGCTAATGGGGATATTGGCTAA